The nucleotide sequence TGCCGAGCGCATTTGCTATCATGGTTAGCTGAGGGAGAGCTGTTGAACTAGTCGTCATGAGAACCCACCACTGGCGTTATAGGCGACCATCATCCACCGTACTTTTCTCGCCAACTCTAGTTCTTGGGCTCGAAGCTTCTGGAGCCAAGACTCGGTCTGTCTGGAAAGACCAAGCATTTTCATCACTTTCATTGATGAGAGCGCAGATGCTGTCAGGGAAATTCGCCTCTGTGTCGCCTCATTCCAGGCTTTCTGCTTGCTTTGCAGATTTTTGGCCAGGTATCGACTCATGCGAGAGCAAACTTTAGAACAGAAGCCCGTTAGCTGCATTTAAAAAGACCAAATCTGAACTGGAAGTCTCACAAAACATAATCACGAGTGGTACCGGGGCGGCCCAGCGGATTTGTCGAGCCAACATCGCCATCCCGATTACGACCTCAAGGACATGTGCCCAGGTTTCATGAAACATGCTCGCGAATCTCATCACGCTCTCGGTATCTGTGCTGATCAAAGTCAGAGCTATACCGTCGTTGTAGCTGCTTGACTTCTGCCGCATAGCCGCGTTATTGATAAGCCCAACGAGTGTACCTTTAGTCGTGATGCTGAGTCGGTTCAACCGATGGTGGTAAACTGCTTCAAATACTGCTAGCCCGAAATAGACCGCAGccgctttaataattagcgTAAGTCTACCTCCATCGGAGTGGCTGCTTAGTATGTGAACCGCAGAGCTAATAAGAGCAGGCTGCGCGTAGCGAAAGAATATCAGACATAATCGAAAGATGACTGGTGCCATAAACTGAGGTAGCATGCTTCTAACAAGGCAAATGGGTAGTGTAAACTTGTTCACTGATCTCGTCCTCTGGTCCCACGCCTTCAAGCCATCACGACGGAGCTTCTCCGATGTAAGGAGGTGGTCAATTGGAGGGAGATCTTCGCCGGAAAGTATGATCTGGTTTCCCAACGCGAGAATGGGGTTGATCCACCAGAAGAATATTCGGCTTAGAATTCCTGCAAGCTCTTCGGGAGTCTGGGAAGAGTAGGGACTTTTGAGTATTCGTTGTTTGCTTCGGCTTTCTGTGGCGACTAGAAAAAGCTCTAGAGTAAGCTTGGTGGCGGGCATCAACCAATGCTCAAGGCCATCTTGTATCGCAACAGCTATATCAAGCCCCAAAGATACGAGTAAAAAGACAACGGCAATGTCCGCTGGCCTAATTGAGCGCATACGTTCCAGGTATATCAGAGGACAGAGAAGTGCAGTAGCGACGAAAGATGTGACTGGCACTACGATGCGATGGAGATCTTTCTGTAAGACATCGCCTGCCAAAGAATAAAGATCCGCCATAAAAAGTAGGCCTGCTATTATCTGCACAGTACGTAACGTCAGCTTCATATTGCCCTACaagttgaaggaggctgTACGAGCGATGAGGAACCAGAATGTCCGGGGATGACTTTGGTAGTCTCTTTTCGAAGCCGCCATAGTCGCAACAATATTAGTACAGAAAAAATAGTGTTAACAAGGCCTGAGGCCAGGTCAATTGTGGCGCTGTTGTTCATGGTATAGGTGTGCGAGGACAAGATCGCGAAAGAGACGACACTGAGAAATTATGACTTGTTCTGGGACCGCCTCAAGATGTAGGAGAATGGATGTGAGAGGTTTGTTCCAGGTTCATAGGAAGCGGCAGGGAAATTAATTGATACTAAGGCGGATAGACGCTATGCAGATACGAGATGGTAAAAATAGAGGTTACAGTGGGTCAGTCAGATCATAGACTAGGATTACGCGATATGGCTTATCTCTTACGGTGGCCAACAGAATCAATTCCTGGCGGCTACAATGGATGCAGGGAACGCAATAGAGAAGGGCCTTTTGAATCTACGAGACCTCGACCAACAACGGTGAGTTTTACCACCTTCTTAGATAGGTATGGCGCTGTATGATATCAGAACCTCTTTTCAATTGCAGTTTTCTGTCAATATTGCATCGGTCCTACCACCATTAAATAAAAACAAGACGACTGTGttcaaagatgaagacgaaccTCTGAGACACTAGTCACATAGCCGACGATGATACAAGTGTTGCAGCTCATATCTCAGGCCATCTTGACTCCACCTGCAGTATTGCCAtcgctcttctcatcatggctctcaGTAGGCTTATCATCTGTACCTGTGACTGGGGCAGccccatcaacaaccccgGTATGACCTCGACCAACCATGGCAGATTGAACATGATTCGTCATGAAAGCAGTTGGATCCTCCACGAACAAGGCACAAATAACAGCAACAGTCGAGAATGCGATTGTGATATAAAAGACGAACTGGAATGCGCGACCGTAGGCTAGTCTGACCGCATGTTGAAGGACTTCCTGGATCTCTGGTGTCATGCCAGGGACGGCGTCGAGGGCACCAGGGACACCGAGATTATGCTGAATGGTACCCGGGATGATGAGTCCCAGATCAGTCGCGTTGAGACCGCTCTGTAGTGCAGCACGAGCGATCTCCTCGCCAGAATAAGTCTTGAACTTATCCtggaagatggtgttgaagatggcatttcCGACCGCACCACCGGCTGATCGGAAGGTACCCAGAAGACCCATGGCGAGACCTAGGTGAGAATGAGGTACATGCAGACTAGCGATGGAGTATCCCAGGATGGTGCAAAGGACGAACATTGGAACACCAAATGCCGGTACGAATGCCCAGGCGAGCTTGTGGTTAGGATTGACGGTTGCGGCGCTGGCTCCAATGAAGATAGCCTGGAATGCCGTGCCGGCGACAAACTGCCATTTGATGTGACCGATCTTgtgagagaaaagaggaaCCAGGAAACCACAGACACCCTGCATTAGGGTGTTGGGTAACGCCAGAACACCAATCTCAATGCCGTCAGTAGTGAACATGTAGAGGGAGCCTTGGGGCAGCAGAGCAGAAAGAGAATTATAGTTCATTCCCGAAATGAACAAGACAACGATAACAAGAAGAAAGCCACGGATAGTAGAAAAGAGACTGAGAGGAAACATGGGAGCTTTTGCGAAAAAGAAGTCGTAGATGAAAGCAGCGACAATGGTGAATAGTCCGAGAACGATTGGAACGATGGTACTGGCACTCTTCCACGGATGGGAAGTGGTGCCGCCCCAAGTCAAGCCGATCAAGAACACAGCGAGTCCGGCCGTGAACAGACCAAGGCCGATCCAGTCGATCTCTCGGAACTGAGTCCATCGTGACTTCTCGAAATCTCCTTGAGGATGAGACGTGGGCCAGTAGAACAAGGCTGTACCAGCCAAGGAGATGGCCTGgacgatgatggcgatgtaGAAGAGCCATCGCCAGGTCGCGTACTTGTACATCGCATTTGCAAGGAGAACGCTCACCACAGCCCTGGAACCCCAGCATTAGTAATTGTCAATGCTTAGGGGATGCTCTGTGTAGACTTACCAAGGGATAGCAATTCCTCCCTCGAGAATGCCCAGGCCGAGAGACCGCCATTTGTTGGGAAGCATCTCGGGTACACCTGCATACGCCACAAACACAAAGCCAGTTCCAAGGCCGACCAAAGTCTCAGCTGCAATGATGCTTTGGGTGTTCTGAGCGGTTCCTCCCACGATGTTACCAATCAGAACGACAACTTGGCCTGCAAGGATGATGCTTCGACGCCCAAAGATGTCGCTAAAGGGACCACCGAGGGAGAAAGAGCAGGCTGTTGCGAGAGACCATGCTCCCACAACCCACGGCAGTTGACTCGCATCGCCAAGTTCATTCGTGATCTGCACAACAATACTCGCAACGCAGACGAATGGAAGGCCAACAGCTGGTCCGAAGGACAATGCCATCGACTGTCAATTCGGTATCAGCCGGTTCCGATGCCGGAATTATATGATCACAGGGGCTTTCTTACAAAGATGGCAATCCAGACTCGGGCTCCCGTCTTCGGCTGCGTAGTGGGATTGTCCTCCAGCGCAGCACGATGGGGATCATCTTCGAGTTCGACTTTAGCGTGCGTTAGAGTATTCGGCTGGGCCATGGTGATCACTTAACCGAGGTTTCTTttagtgaagaagaaaaaaagacgaGATGGAATAGAGTAGCATTGCCCGCTAGCGACGATATTCAGGAGCTTGGTGCTGTTTTACTGTTATACCTTATCAACGGGATGGTCGGGCTTGAACTACCGTTTGTGGGGTTTGTTAGCGCTTGTGGGGTCCTCGATAACTCACAATTGTCTGTGTGGGGATAGAGTTTGGCAGAATGCGGGGAGACTACCCTGGACCCCTGCATGTGATGTCCTGTAGCTCGTTGAAAGCAGAAATAAGCCATTCTTGATTCGGTGATGGGCTGCGTTTCAGCCGTGATTTGATATGCGCACTCAATTACAGGGCAATTGCCGACCTTTGATCGCTCGGCGGGGTTCCGATGTGGGACGGCCGATATGTCTACCGAGGTTTTGTGCCGTGTTAGTTTCACGATGCGAATATCATCGCGGTCAAGGATTGAACTCACGATGGTTTTGAAGATAAAAAGGCGTGAGAGAATTAATTAAGTTGTGTTTTGACTACAGAAGTTCAGCAAACGATAAAGCTCATTCCCCATGCTCTCATCTCGCGGCATATCACCATGACCAACAAGACAGATCTCAGAGTCTCCATCATTGGAGCAGGTATGATCCCGTTCCACGACACAAACAACATCCAATGATAACTGACTCCATCCAGGAATGGGAGGGTTGGCCGCTGCCCTAGCCTTCGCCAAGAAAGGCTTCACAAACATCCATGTCTACGAAGACGCACCCGCCCTCGGCTTCGTCGGCGCCGGCATCCAAATGGCCCCCAACATGATCCGCCTCCTCGACCAACTCGGCGTCTGGACCAGATCCTCAATCAAAGACGAAGCAACACAAGTCGAGGAAGTCGTCATCCACGATGGCGCCTCAAATAAACTTCTTGTGGGCGTTTCAATGACTGATATAGGGGATAAGTATGAGTATCCCCACTATGCAGGTCATCGTGCTTCACTCGCTGAGGGGATTTATGATGCTGCCAAGGCAGAGCCGGCTGTGAAATTTCACTTTAAGAAGACGTTGCAGTATGTTGAGGACTTTGGACCGGGGAAGGTCAAGTTTATTgttaaggatgaggatgggaaGCCGCAGATTATTGAGACGGATGTGCTCATTGGGGCTGATGGGATTAAGTCCAAAGTTAGAGAGTCGATACTCGCTCATCTCAACTTGGCAGCAGAAATCCTTGAGACTGGGACAGCGGCTTACAGAATTCTTCTGCCCCGAGAATTGCTGGAACCACATCCCTACCTGATGTACATGCTCAACAGAAACACTGTTCGGCGATGGATAGGCGAGAAGCGACATATCATCGCCTATCCGATCCACAACcactccatcttcaacattgcTTCAGTTCAACCTGATGTCAACTTCGCCGGCGCTACCAATGCTACATGGACCAACAAGGGAAGCAAAAAGGCTATGAAGCAGGTCTTCGAAGACTTCAACCCCATCGTTCaacagcttcttgatcttgtacCGGGTGACGAAGTGGTCGAGTGGAAATTGCGCTGTCATGAGCCCCTCGCCACATGGACATGCGGTGCCGTTACCATGCTAGGCGATGCATGCCATCCAACACTACCCCACCTCTCCCAAGGCGCTGCAATGGCAATCGAAGACGCAGCTACGCTCGCCGAAGCATTAAGTCTAATGCCAGGCGACGGTTCAGACCGAGAAGCTATCGAAAAGACACTAAAAGTATATGAACTTCTGCGAAAGCCTCGTACATCGACTTTGGTAGATTTGGCGGTTCAATCCGCCAAGGCATTGCACATGGGTGCTGGGAAAGCTAGGGAGGAACGAGATCGTCAGTTTGCGGCTGCAAAGACGGGGTCTGCGCCTGTGCCGGATAAGTGGGTTAGTCCGGAGGTGCAGAAGATGATTTATGAGCATGATTGTATCAAGGATACAAGAGAGCGGTTTGAGCAGACTTATAAGTATGTTTCCAAGGGGGTTACGTCGAAGTTGTAGGATATGGAGATTTGCATCTAGCATAGCGGAAGCAGCGGAGAGAGTTTCATAGCATACGTGATGACAGATATTATTTTACGTCTGTAGTAGTTATTTGTATATCCTATGTCAAAGCATCTTCAACAGCCAGCATACTTTCCCTAGCCTCCAAAATACGCCTATACACAGCTGTGGCGAAATTAGGAAAGATTAAAGTATCTGGACATGATCTTACCGACGAGTGGCCACCGCTTCCCCATGTGCGAGAGAAGCCAGGCCAATGATTCCTTCTTGCTCTGCACGTCCTCAGCCAGCCAGACTTTACCCATTCGCAAAAGGACTAGCATGCCTTGGTAGACTAGTTCGACCAGAAAGAGAGAACACCGTCCGTCTTCAAGATACTGCGACAGCTCGTAACCGCCTTCACGCAGGGTCGCCGAGATACGAACTAAAGTTTCGAGTGCAGAAATTGTTTCTGGGAAGATATTGCGTGTCGAGTGTTGATCGGACTCGTGGCCAGGTTGTTGCCAATAGTGCTGCTGCAGTAGCAGAATCCCACTCGTCGAAGTCAGTATTGCTTTCTCACCGAGTTGGGGCGACTCACATATATGATACACAGCTTTGACTACAAAACGCCAATCGGCGGCTTGTTGCTTCGAGTTCGTTGACGCGGACTAGGGACTCAAGAGTACGGCAGAGCTGTCCCACTTCCTCAAGCGAACTATCTTGTGGAACTTGGTCGCTGCTGGTAGAGGCAATGCGACAGAATGAGAGGGATTTGCTAATGAGGTGCATGGCTTGGCATAGCCTTGCGAAGGATCCCATCTTGAAGGTGAAACCCTCAGATATGCGAGTGGCATGTTCGGGAGATGATGACTGTTGATGAGATATGTTGTTAGTCGGGCTAGGGTAGGTAATTCAGGAAGGGTAGGAAAGCCTAGGACTATGATAAAGCTCCTCGGGTTCGTTGTGTGGGGGAAGGTAGGTATACTTGATTGTAAAATAACTCATCGTCAACAGGAAGAAAGTCTTCGAATGAGGGATCAGCCGTGCTCAAGCCACGAGAAGGTTGAGACACGTTGAGTAAGCTTCGTACATAGTATTAGCACAAGATGCGAAGTTTATAGCAATTGACATACCGGTCTAGGATCAACGCCCCCCACCAAACCCTCCTCATCTCCTCGATATCCGCCCACGAGGCACCTACAGTTGCAGCACAATTCTTACCCAGCGCAGTCTGGTTGATCTTATTCATCCCCATAGCCATACCATACCTTGCCAAAGCCCCGACAGTCAAGTAAGCGGCTGGGAAGATAGCATCGCCCATCTCAAACACAGCAATGAAGACCGCCGACTGCATGAGCTGAAAGCATGAGTCCTCTTGACGCTCCACTTCCGCATACAGTTTCTTCACAAGCTCGTACAGCACGCGcttctcttcaactttgTCGACAGGCAGACAGCACAGCTTCATGCACAGTGCTAAGAGGGCTGTTGGACGGCGGAGTGGAACTAGGGGATTCAACGCGGCAGCCAGGTGACGCTTCCCGTTGACGATAGGCATCCACGATTTCGTCAACTGCAAGAATGCCTTGGTCGTCTCTTGCATCTGTTGCTGACTCCCCAGTTGTGCCTCAATCTCAGCTGGCATCTGCCATTCATGACGGGGGATCTGTAGATTCATGTCGCGAAAGAGGTCTGGGGCCAGAAAGCGAATTGCCTCCGCGTTGACCAAATCTTGTCCTTTTTCAGGCTGAGTGGTCTCTGAAGCCCCTCCCGCTGTGACATTTCCGAGACTGGGCCCATCTTCAATCGGTGAGGGGTTCTTCTGACCGCGGTGCTGGGGATAGTAGCATCCTATGCCTTTGCGACGACAGAGATAACATGTAGGCAATGATTTGTCACACCTTCGCTTCCTCTCACGACAACTAAAGCAGGAGCCGGAGGCACGAGCTCTGCTTCCAGGTGGCACGGGTTTCCACACTCCAACTGGGCTTGCGGAGGCCATTATGGTGATGGGCGGATAATGACAAGTAAGCAGACGCGTCGGCGGATCTTGCGGTACTTTAGCGGTTCTTGACCTGGACGAGACGGATGACTAAGTCGGAAATGGATTGTTATTGGTGGCTTTGACCATTGCGGGAAAGATTGCGGTCATTGCGGGGAAATAGTGATGTTGCATCGCAAGCTGATCACTAAACAGAATATTAGTGAGCACAACGCTTATAAAGCTCCACCACAGACAGATAGTAGCTACATGATATACCTAAGTAACAGAGATCGTAATTGCATATATAAGGAGATCCTTTCTTGGCTTTCTACGGCAATGCTAATTATCTACCATCGCATTCAAGCGACATCAAAAAGCACATAATTGCAAAGATCTAGTTACTCAATCCTTCAAGATCTCTTATCATCATGAAGTCAATACTCATCGTCGGTGCCACTGGAGCTCAAGGCGGAGCCATTCTTCGTCACCTTTCCAGTACTGGACAATACAACATCACAGCCTTCACCCGCAGCGCGACATCCCCCAAGGCTGTCGAACTAGCGGCTCTGCCTAACGTCAAGATCGCCGTTAGTGACGCCGCAACTGGCTATGACACCAAAGCCTTTGTCGCAGCTGCCACGGGTGTGGATTACGTTCTGGTCAACACGGACGGGTTCGCCCTTGGAGAACAAGCTGAAACTTATTGGGGCATCCGGCTCTTTGAGTTGTCTGCTAGAGCTGGAGTCAAGCATTTTATTTACAGTGGTCTTGATTCTGTCGGGCCGAAGACTAACTATGATCCTGACCTGTATGTTGGACATTatcaaggcaaggcaagaatTCAAGGTAAGCTTCCCCTAACATTCGTACTTTCACAACACGATTTCTAATGCATCATTACAGATTGGATTCATGCGCAGAAAAACGTGAAAATGCAGTGGACTATCATCAGATCAGGCCCATACATGGAACTTCTCTCTGCAGTCATATCACCCGCCATTGAACAGGACGGTTCTCTCACCTTTCAACTTCCTCTCGACAAGGGTTCCATCCCATTCATCCACCTCGGTGACTTTGGCAAATACGTCGACTGGGCAATCCAGCATCCTGAGGAATCAAACCATTTAGACTTTGGTATCGCCACCGTTCTCGCAACTGGCGAAGACATTGCCAAAGCTTCTGAGAAGGTCGGCGGAAAAGCAAGTCGTTTTGTCAACGTCCCTATTGATATCTGGAACTATGTGGCGTGGAAGTCACTGCCAAACGGCTCGGATACAAAGATTGGCTTCCA is from Fusarium musae strain F31 chromosome 4, whole genome shotgun sequence and encodes:
- a CDS encoding hypothetical protein (EggNog:ENOG41) — encoded protein: MKSILIVGATGAQGGAILRHLSSTGQYNITAFTRSATSPKAVELAALPNVKIAVSDAATGYDTKAFVAAATGVDYVLVNTDGFALGEQAETYWGIRLFELSARAGVKHFIYSGLDSVGPKTNYDPDLYVGHYQGKARIQDWIHAQKNVKMQWTIIRSGPYMELLSAVISPAIEQDGSLTFQLPLDKGSIPFIHLGDFGKYVDWAIQHPEESNHLDFGIATVLATGEDIAKASEKVGGKASRFVNVPIDIWNYVAWKSLPNGSDTKIGFQSVKDDSGLLMTYGENFKNWWNLYKATRSDNSGLIQRDFEFLDRIVPDRVKSVEEWMKKVQYTGDKQDHLNLEAHTK